Proteins from one Clostridium cellulovorans 743B genomic window:
- a CDS encoding ATP-dependent DNA helicase yields MREIKISIRNLVEFIMRHGSIDNRYVGSVRAVEGTRAHQKIQRGYKDNYKAEFPLKYEIVEEDIKIIVEGRADGILSEDDDFIIDEIKTTVRDLASIDEDFNPLHWAQAKCYGYIYCLQNELSEIYIQITYYNIETDETKFLRNKYTFDELKNFFFDLIDKYKEWAEIQKQWENLRDETIKWLTFPFNEYRRGQRDFAVRVYKSITDGKKCFAQAPTGIGKTVSTLFPAIKALGEGHSSKLFYLTAKTITREVAENTIEAMRNKGLKLKAVTITAKDKVCFMEESNCNPEYCPYANGYYDRINEALKLILKEKGDYTREIIEKFAKDYQLCPFELALDLTLWSDAIVCDYNYVFDPKVYLRRFFENKTTDFTFLIDEAHNLVDRGREMFSATLNKSDVMNLKKELKEKDKRLYKALNNINSYFVEKKKACEPEGIIIEKEEPLELYTFLRVFLERADEYLSENQDDSEELLKFYFDAYSFMSIGDLYNEKYVTFTEKNYDDTRIKLYCVDPSELLQGAMKRGKASVIFSATLLPLPYFQDILGGNSEDYLVNLTSPFNIDNRLLLIADNVSTTYTKREESLDDIVDYIILTAKSKIGNYMVFFPSYKYMEMVYESFLERETGLTSKIQGSSMTEEEKEEFLGAFKNDPEESYIGFCVLGGHFSEGIDLTYDRLIGVIIVGVGMPQIGIDRDIIKDYFNEKEGTGFDYAYTYPGMIKVLQAVGRCIRTEEDKGVIVLIDTRYGQRRYTQLFPAEWRNNNKVRSTEEAATLMKNFWDRIE; encoded by the coding sequence ATGAGAGAAATTAAGATATCTATAAGAAATTTAGTAGAATTTATTATGCGACATGGTAGCATTGATAATAGATATGTTGGCAGTGTTAGAGCTGTGGAAGGTACAAGGGCACATCAAAAAATTCAAAGGGGCTATAAGGATAATTATAAGGCTGAGTTTCCTTTAAAATATGAGATTGTTGAGGAAGATATAAAAATCATAGTAGAGGGAAGAGCTGACGGAATTTTAAGTGAAGATGATGATTTTATAATCGATGAAATAAAAACTACTGTAAGAGATTTAGCTAGTATAGATGAAGACTTTAATCCTCTTCATTGGGCCCAGGCAAAGTGCTACGGATACATATATTGCTTGCAAAATGAACTGTCGGAAATATATATACAAATTACCTATTACAACATAGAAACCGATGAGACTAAATTTCTTAGAAACAAATATACCTTTGATGAGCTTAAGAATTTTTTCTTTGATTTAATAGATAAATATAAAGAGTGGGCGGAAATTCAAAAGCAGTGGGAAAATCTTAGGGATGAGACTATAAAGTGGTTAACTTTTCCTTTTAATGAATATAGAAGAGGGCAAAGAGATTTTGCAGTAAGGGTCTATAAAAGTATAACTGATGGTAAGAAGTGTTTTGCTCAAGCACCAACTGGAATTGGTAAGACTGTATCTACTCTTTTCCCAGCAATCAAGGCGTTAGGAGAAGGTCATAGTTCAAAGCTTTTTTATCTTACAGCAAAGACAATAACTAGAGAAGTAGCAGAGAATACTATAGAAGCTATGAGAAATAAGGGTTTAAAGCTTAAAGCTGTGACTATAACTGCTAAGGATAAGGTATGTTTTATGGAAGAGTCCAATTGTAATCCAGAATATTGTCCTTATGCAAATGGTTATTATGATCGTATAAATGAAGCTTTAAAGTTAATATTAAAAGAAAAGGGTGATTATACAAGAGAAATCATCGAGAAATTTGCTAAGGATTATCAATTATGTCCTTTTGAATTGGCTTTGGATTTAACTTTATGGTCTGATGCAATTGTTTGTGACTACAATTATGTTTTTGATCCAAAGGTTTATTTAAGAAGGTTTTTTGAAAATAAGACTACAGATTTTACTTTTTTAATAGATGAGGCTCATAACTTAGTTGATAGAGGGCGGGAAATGTTTTCTGCCACCTTAAATAAGAGTGATGTAATGAATCTTAAAAAAGAGCTTAAGGAAAAAGATAAAAGACTTTATAAAGCTCTTAATAATATAAATAGTTACTTTGTGGAGAAGAAAAAAGCTTGCGAGCCAGAAGGTATTATTATAGAGAAAGAAGAGCCACTGGAACTTTATACTTTCCTTAGAGTTTTCTTAGAAAGGGCAGATGAATATCTATCAGAAAACCAAGATGATAGTGAAGAATTATTAAAGTTTTATTTTGATGCTTATAGTTTTATGTCTATTGGGGATTTATATAATGAAAAGTATGTGACCTTTACAGAGAAGAACTATGATGATACAAGAATAAAACTTTATTGTGTTGATCCTTCTGAATTATTACAAGGAGCTATGAAACGAGGAAAAGCTTCTGTTATTTTTTCTGCTACCTTGTTACCATTACCATACTTTCAGGATATCTTAGGTGGAAATTCAGAAGATTATTTAGTGAATTTGACTTCTCCTTTTAATATAGATAACAGGTTATTGCTTATTGCTGACAATGTATCCACAACTTATACAAAAAGAGAGGAATCTTTGGATGATATTGTTGATTATATAATTCTTACAGCTAAAAGCAAGATAGGAAATTATATGGTTTTCTTTCCTTCTTATAAATATATGGAGATGGTATATGAAAGCTTTTTAGAAAGAGAGACTGGCTTAACTTCAAAAATTCAAGGCTCTAGTATGACGGAAGAGGAAAAGGAAGAATTTCTTGGAGCATTCAAAAATGATCCAGAAGAATCCTATATAGGATTTTGTGTTTTAGGTGGTCATTTTTCAGAAGGGATAGATTTAACTTATGATAGGCTCATAGGTGTTATAATAGTCGGAGTAGGTATGCCTCAGATTGGAATTGATAGGGATATTATAAAGGATTATTTTAACGAGAAAGAAGGAACTGGTTTTGATTACGCATACACTTACCCTGGAATGATAAAGGTACTTCAAGCAGTTGGTAGGTGCATTAGAACCGAAGAAGATAAAGGTGTAATAGTACTTATAGATACAAGGTATGGGCAAAGAAGGTATACACAGTTATTCCCAGCAGAGTGGCGAAACAATAATAAGGTAAGAAGCACAGAGGAAGCAGCTACTCTTATGAAGAATTTTTGGGATAGAATTGAATAA
- a CDS encoding ABC transporter permease: MRGYKNAVINEVEKLYKKKKVIISAILSLISICIGELAVIALREGLGIIGAQSMDFPILVLSILVYTVLPLFTALVAVDSFSGEFSHNTMKILITRPISRFKVFCAKFTAIIIFILSNLLFAMLFSIIAGILFNPSTFSISGLIQVIISYFVTLFPMIVLALLVVFYANMIKSGTAVFFLAIITFIGFKALEIVLTKYSGIFFTSTFGWYKLWIMNIFPAWKILRQGMLLVSYSILLFTGSYYFFDKKEF; the protein is encoded by the coding sequence ATGCGAGGGTATAAAAATGCAGTGATAAATGAGGTAGAGAAATTATATAAAAAGAAAAAGGTAATAATATCAGCTATATTATCACTAATTAGTATATGTATTGGGGAATTAGCAGTAATAGCGCTAAGAGAAGGTCTTGGGATAATAGGAGCCCAGAGTATGGACTTTCCTATATTAGTATTATCTATATTAGTATATACTGTGTTGCCATTATTTACAGCTTTAGTTGCAGTAGATAGTTTTAGTGGAGAGTTTTCACATAATACCATGAAAATTCTTATAACAAGGCCTATTTCTAGGTTTAAAGTATTCTGTGCAAAGTTTACAGCTATAATTATTTTTATATTATCTAATCTTTTATTTGCAATGCTTTTTTCTATAATTGCAGGAATTTTATTTAATCCAAGTACTTTTTCAATAAGTGGACTTATTCAAGTAATAATTAGTTATTTTGTTACCTTATTTCCTATGATTGTTTTAGCTTTATTAGTTGTGTTCTATGCGAATATGATAAAGAGCGGAACAGCAGTATTTTTTCTAGCAATAATAACATTTATAGGTTTCAAAGCTTTAGAAATTGTATTAACTAAATATTCAGGAATATTTTTTACATCTACTTTTGGATGGTATAAGTTATGGATAATGAATATTTTCCCAGCATGGAAAATACTTCGTCAAGGGATGCTTTTAGTTAGTTATTCGATATTATTATTTACAGGAAGCTATTATTTCTTTGATAAAAAAGAATTTTAA
- a CDS encoding iron dependent repressor, metal binding and dimerization domain protein produces MKDSFFHTFNEYMKKEHNVLTASMEDYLEMIYRLSINDKFTRIKELASALNVQPSSATKMVQRLSELKLLKYEKYGLIIFEEKGRVLGELLYRRHIVVEEFFKLIGVGEEHILEDTEKVEHTISINTLNCFEHMTKFFKENPENLKDYINYLSKQGFKLKP; encoded by the coding sequence GTGAAAGATAGTTTTTTTCATACCTTTAATGAATATATGAAAAAAGAACATAATGTTCTTACCGCATCAATGGAAGATTATCTTGAGATGATATACAGACTTTCAATTAATGATAAGTTTACTCGAATAAAGGAGTTAGCTTCAGCTTTAAATGTGCAGCCATCCTCAGCGACAAAAATGGTTCAACGATTATCAGAATTAAAGCTATTAAAGTATGAGAAATATGGTTTAATTATATTTGAGGAAAAGGGAAGAGTTTTAGGAGAGTTGTTATATAGAAGGCATATAGTAGTAGAAGAATTTTTCAAATTAATAGGAGTTGGAGAAGAGCATATTTTAGAAGATACTGAAAAGGTGGAACATACTATTTCTATAAATACTTTAAATTGTTTTGAACATATGACAAAGTTCTTTAAAGAAAATCCGGAAAACTTAAAGGATTATATTAATTATCTATCAAAGCAAGGTTTCAAGTTGAAACCTTAA
- a CDS encoding Gfo/Idh/MocA family protein gives MINFGVIGTGKIVEQFLAAAALVEDFSFTAIYSRTENSAKAFAEKHGAKEYYTNLEEMAKSKSIDAVYIASPNALHCEQTILFLNNKKHVLCEKALASNSREVKKMIEVAKKNQVFLMEAMKTTVTPNFTSIRENLYKIGKIRSYVGNYCQYSSRYDQYKEGIIQNAFKPELSNGAIMDIGVYCIEPMVQLFGKPNTIKATGVMLESGVDGSGSISFGYKDMEAIVIYSKITHSFCSSEIKGEKGSIIIGNMNNFNDVKIHYRSGDVEDISIKQNKELMIYEIEEFIKSLKAREMESKVNSHEVSIKTMEIIDEARSQIGVVYPADQK, from the coding sequence ATGATTAACTTTGGTGTAATAGGAACAGGAAAGATAGTAGAACAATTTTTAGCAGCGGCAGCATTAGTTGAGGATTTTTCTTTTACTGCTATTTATTCGAGAACTGAAAATTCAGCAAAGGCTTTTGCAGAAAAGCATGGAGCAAAAGAGTACTACACTAATCTAGAAGAAATGGCAAAGAGTAAATCTATTGATGCAGTTTATATAGCATCACCTAATGCACTTCATTGTGAGCAAACAATTTTATTTTTAAATAATAAAAAGCATGTGCTTTGTGAAAAAGCTTTAGCTTCAAATAGTAGGGAAGTAAAAAAGATGATAGAAGTAGCAAAGAAAAATCAAGTGTTTTTAATGGAAGCCATGAAAACTACAGTAACTCCAAACTTTACATCTATAAGAGAGAATTTATATAAGATTGGAAAGATAAGAAGCTATGTAGGAAACTATTGTCAGTATTCTTCAAGGTATGATCAATATAAAGAAGGGATTATCCAAAATGCGTTTAAACCAGAGCTGTCCAACGGAGCAATAATGGACATCGGAGTTTATTGTATAGAACCTATGGTTCAACTTTTTGGTAAGCCTAACACTATAAAAGCAACAGGAGTAATGCTTGAATCAGGGGTAGACGGAAGTGGAAGCATAAGCTTTGGCTATAAAGATATGGAGGCTATTGTGATATACTCAAAAATAACACATTCCTTCTGTTCATCAGAAATTAAAGGTGAGAAGGGTAGCATCATCATAGGTAATATGAATAACTTTAATGATGTAAAAATTCATTATAGAAGTGGAGACGTAGAAGATATTTCAATAAAGCAAAATAAGGAATTAATGATTTATGAAATAGAAGAATTCATAAAATCACTCAAAGCAAGAGAAATGGAGTCAAAGGTTAATTCTCATGAAGTTTCCATTAAAACTATGGAGATAATTGATGAGGCGAGAAGTCAAATTGGTGTTGTATATCCTGCAGATCAAAAATAG
- a CDS encoding Nramp family divalent metal transporter codes for MQTAKEGKGLTYRPLTKNKLRSNLKFIGPAFVVSVAYIDPGNFATNITGGSSYDYSLLWVIFWSNLMAIFLQTLSAKLGIATEENLTGLCRKVFSKKVNWIFWFVAGLATIATTLAEFLGASLGFYLLFRIPLPIAGLLTGIITFGIVYLQKYGQRLIEIVITILVAIICLAYTIELFLARPDFSAIALGTLVPTLPDNNSLLIAVGMLGATVMPHVIYLHSELVQDRNKNCSISQKKKHLKLEKIDIFIAMNIAFIVNAAMVIVSAAVFYKSGLVVDSIEDAHKSLSPLLGSLSSGAFGIALLASGFSSSTVGTMAGETVMNGFVNIKIPTNIKRLITMVPAMFILAIGINPMTALVLSQVFLSFALPAAIIPLILLTSKKSIMGEFVNSSATKIFGFAIALIIVVLNCVLLYSTLIGF; via the coding sequence ATGCAAACTGCAAAAGAAGGGAAAGGTCTTACTTATAGACCCTTGACTAAGAATAAACTGAGGAGCAATTTAAAATTTATAGGACCTGCTTTTGTTGTAAGTGTTGCTTACATTGACCCTGGTAATTTTGCAACAAATATTACTGGTGGTTCTTCATATGATTACAGCTTGTTATGGGTTATATTTTGGAGTAACCTTATGGCAATTTTTCTTCAGACCTTATCTGCTAAGTTGGGTATAGCTACAGAAGAAAATTTAACAGGCTTATGTAGAAAGGTATTTTCGAAAAAAGTAAATTGGATATTTTGGTTTGTAGCAGGACTAGCTACAATCGCCACTACCCTAGCAGAATTTTTAGGAGCTTCCCTTGGGTTTTACCTCTTATTTAGAATTCCGCTTCCCATAGCAGGTTTATTAACGGGTATCATAACCTTTGGAATAGTTTACCTTCAAAAATATGGACAAAGGCTAATTGAAATAGTTATAACCATTTTAGTAGCCATCATCTGTCTTGCTTATACCATAGAACTTTTCCTAGCAAGACCTGATTTTTCTGCTATAGCTTTAGGTACATTGGTACCAACACTTCCTGATAACAATTCGTTATTAATAGCTGTTGGAATGCTAGGTGCTACAGTGATGCCTCATGTAATTTACTTGCACTCAGAACTAGTTCAAGACAGAAATAAAAATTGCTCAATAAGCCAGAAAAAAAAGCATCTTAAGCTAGAAAAAATAGATATATTCATAGCCATGAATATTGCTTTTATAGTTAATGCTGCTATGGTAATAGTTTCTGCTGCCGTGTTTTATAAAAGTGGACTTGTAGTTGATTCCATTGAGGATGCTCACAAATCCTTAAGTCCCCTACTAGGCTCTCTTTCCAGTGGTGCTTTTGGTATTGCCTTACTTGCCTCTGGTTTTTCCTCCTCTACAGTAGGTACTATGGCTGGCGAAACGGTTATGAATGGCTTTGTTAATATAAAAATCCCTACAAATATAAAAAGACTCATCACTATGGTCCCAGCTATGTTTATTCTAGCTATAGGAATAAATCCAATGACAGCCCTAGTTCTTAGTCAAGTTTTTTTAAGCTTTGCACTACCTGCTGCAATAATTCCTCTGATTCTTTTAACTAGCAAAAAATCTATTATGGGGGAATTCGTGAACTCCTCAGCTACTAAGATATTTGGATTTGCAATTGCTCTAATAATTGTAGTTTTGAATTGTGTACTTTTGTATTCTACCTTAATTGGATTTTAA
- a CDS encoding ABC transporter ATP-binding protein: MDVVIEIKNLTKLYSNKRGIRDINLQIQRGDVFGFLGPNGAGKTTAMKIMTGLVKPDSGDVKILGHSILEDTENALKKVGCLIENAEAYPYLTAFENLKQFSRYYDNVDEKRIEEVLELTGIFKYKNEKPKKFSLGMKQRLGIAAAIVSRPEIVILDEPLNGLDVEGMISMRELIKKLSVEENTTFFISSHLIHDIELTCNKIGVLHNGVILNVETTQNILNNYASLENYFVSEVEANARV, encoded by the coding sequence ATGGATGTGGTTATTGAAATAAAAAATCTCACTAAATTATATAGTAACAAAAGAGGTATAAGAGATATAAATTTACAAATTCAAAGAGGCGATGTTTTTGGTTTTTTAGGACCTAATGGAGCTGGTAAAACAACCGCAATGAAAATTATGACTGGACTTGTAAAACCAGATTCTGGTGATGTGAAAATTCTTGGACATAGCATTTTAGAAGATACAGAAAACGCTTTGAAAAAAGTAGGATGTCTAATTGAAAATGCGGAAGCGTATCCCTATCTAACGGCTTTTGAAAATCTTAAACAATTTTCAAGGTATTATGATAATGTAGACGAAAAGAGAATAGAAGAGGTATTAGAACTTACAGGAATTTTCAAATATAAAAATGAAAAACCAAAGAAATTCTCTTTAGGTATGAAACAAAGACTTGGAATAGCAGCAGCAATTGTATCTAGACCAGAAATCGTAATATTAGATGAGCCACTTAATGGTCTTGATGTTGAAGGTATGATAAGTATGAGAGAACTTATAAAGAAGCTTTCTGTGGAGGAAAATACAACTTTCTTTATTTCTAGTCACTTAATTCATGATATAGAGCTCACTTGTAATAAGATAGGAGTACTTCATAATGGGGTTATCCTTAATGTAGAAACAACACAGAACATATTAAATAATTATGCGAGTCTTGAAAATTATTTTGTCAGTGAGGTTGAAGCAAATGCGAGGGTATAA